The Amycolatopsis sp. NBC_01480 genome segment CGCCAGCCTGACGGCAGCTCGACGGTGTCGGACGTCTGCTGCCAGAACGTCCAGCTGTTGCCGCCGAGGTCCGCGACCGTGAACACGCGCGCGCCGTAGGGCTGGTCCTGAGGCGGCTCGGGCTCGAGTTCCTCGCCGAGCGCGGCCCGGACGCGCTCGTACTGGGCGTCGACGTCGGTGACGTAGACGATGTTGAGCTGCCCGACGGGCCCCTCGACTCCCTTGGCCGCCCAGTATTCGGGACCGACGCCCGCCAGTTGGACACGTCCGTCGCCGGCGCACAACGTCGCCTGGAACACTTCGCCCGAGGCGTCCTCGAACCGCACTTCCTCGGTGAAGCCGAAGACCCTGGTCAGCCAGGCCAGTGCGGCTGTCGCGTCGCTGTAGTAGAGGTACGGCGCCAGCCCCAGGTAGCCGGGCTCCTGTTCGCTGCTCATGGCGGAACAGTCCACCATGACGCCTCTGACGGCTCGTGGAACCCCCTCGGTTCAGGGTAAAGTTGGTGTGACCATGACGGACGCCGCACCCGCACCCGAGCCCAACGGCGAGGCCCGGTTCCACGCCTTCCGGCGGGCCGAGGATCTGGTCGAACGCCGCCGTCCCCTGGACGCGCTGAAGGCCCTCGAACCCCTGCTGGACGACGAGCAGGACAAACCGAGCGTGCAGCTTCTGGCCGGCCGCGCCTACTTCCACTCCGCGCAGCTCCGGCGGGCGGAACGGGCGTTCACCCGAGTCCTCGAGCTGGATCCGACGGACCATTACGCGCGCTTCGTGCTCGGCCGCACGCTTCAGCGTCTCGGCCGCTTCGCCGAGGCGCTCGCGCAACTCCGCATGGCGTCCGCGATGAACCCCGTGCCGGAATACCTGGAAGCCATCAGCGAAGTCAACGCCCGCATCACCCTCGGCGACAGCTGAGCCTCCACACCCGGCCGCCGGCGAAGATCGGCCATTTGGCCATCCGGCGGCCCGGGTCAGCCGGTTGACCGATCCGGCGATGGGGCTCCACAAGCGAACCTGGTGTCACCGAGTTCGTTCTAGGAGGCGGAAATGACGATCCTCGCCACGGTCGGGGCCTGCGTGGGCCTGCTGGTTCTCGTCCTGATGTCGTTGGCACCGGCGATTGTCGCGCTCGACGAGCGGTTCCCGGTCGGCCAGCGCAAGCAGGCGCAGGCGACGCGGGAAGCGCGCGCCGCGCGAGCGGTCAAGGCGGCGCGCGAAGCCACCGGGACCCGGATCACGGCGCACGCCTGAGCCGAGGTCCGGAGCCAAGGACCACCGGCGAGCCGCCGAGGGGCAGTGCCACCGAGCGGAAGCACTGCACGGCAAGCACTATCGCCGGAGCAAGCACCACAAACACAAGCACGACAACCACTAACGGCCGCGCAAGACTTACACCGAGGCGCCGGTCGCCGCGAAGGCATTGGCCGCGCGAAACTCAAACAGACACGCTGGCCACCGCGAACGCACCGGCAGCGCAAGCCTCACACCAACACACCGGTCGACGCAAAGCATCGGCCGCGCAAGCCTCACACCAACACACCGGCCACCGCGGGAACGCATCAGCCACGCAAGACTCAAACAGACACGCTGGCCGCCACGAACGCATCAGCCGCGCAAAACTCAAACCGACACGCTGGCCGCCGCGAAAGCATCAGCCGCGCTGAAGACCGTTTGGGCGTAGTCGACGGCCGGGTTGTAGAACAGGGCCGCGCGCCACCAGCCGGACGGGGTGCCGAGGTCGTCGCCGCCGGAGCAGAGGTAGCGGGCGGCGGTGAAGGCGGCGTCGTCGATGTTCTGGGGGTTCGGGCGCTTGCCGTCGCCGGTCGCGCGTTCCGCGTATTTCGACCAGGTGGACGGCAGGAACTGCATCGGGCCGAGCTTGTGGTCGGCGCCGGGGTCGCCGTCGAGCTTGCCGTCGTCGGTGTCCGGGGGCGTCGGAGGGCCGACGATCGGGGTGCCGACCACGCCGTCGGGGCCGATGGCCACGGTGCCGAACGTCGCGTGGCCGATGCCCGCCAGCGTCGCCCACGAAAGGTGGCAGGTCGGCTTCTGCCGCCGCATCCACATCTCCGCCCGGCCGTACGCGGCGAGCACCCGCGCCGGGATCTGCGTCTTCCCCGCGACGCGCGTGGCCCACGCGTCCAGCTCCGCCTGGTCCGAGACCGTCGGCCGGTCCGGCGGCGCCGCCAGGCCGACGCGCGGCGCCTGCGCACCCGGCTGCGGACGCTGCTCCTGAACCACGAACGTGGGCGACGGCGGCGCGGCGGCCGGTGTCTCGCCCGCCGGGTTGCGGACCCCGATCGTCACCACCAGCACGACCCCGGTGACCACCAGGCCCAGCGTGAACGCGATCCGGCTGACGTAACGACGGGGCGGTCCGGCGGGCGCGGACGAAGCCGGCGCGTCAACAGTCGGCGGAGTGGTATCGGCCACCCGGACAGGTTACTGCCCCACCACTGGCGGGACACTGGATCGGGCGAATGGCAAGCGGACGGTTAACTCCTGCTCCACCCGGTGGACATCACACATTTTGTTACCGAGTCGCAGCCCAGCGCGCTGACCTGCGGTTACCCTAACCTAATCCGCCGCTAACCTCGGTTTTGCCGGACAAAACGGGCACCCCTCGACGTGCACCC includes the following:
- a CDS encoding VOC family protein, which codes for MSSEQEPGYLGLAPYLYYSDATAALAWLTRVFGFTEEVRFEDASGEVFQATLCAGDGRVQLAGVGPEYWAAKGVEGPVGQLNIVYVTDVDAQYERVRAALGEELEPEPPQDQPYGARVFTVADLGGNSWTFWQQTSDTVELPSGWREVRPEDHAEH
- a CDS encoding tetratricopeptide repeat protein yields the protein MTDAAPAPEPNGEARFHAFRRAEDLVERRRPLDALKALEPLLDDEQDKPSVQLLAGRAYFHSAQLRRAERAFTRVLELDPTDHYARFVLGRTLQRLGRFAEALAQLRMASAMNPVPEYLEAISEVNARITLGDS
- a CDS encoding lytic murein transglycosylase, with the translated sequence MVTGVVLVVTIGVRNPAGETPAAAPPSPTFVVQEQRPQPGAQAPRVGLAAPPDRPTVSDQAELDAWATRVAGKTQIPARVLAAYGRAEMWMRRQKPTCHLSWATLAGIGHATFGTVAIGPDGVVGTPIVGPPTPPDTDDGKLDGDPGADHKLGPMQFLPSTWSKYAERATGDGKRPNPQNIDDAAFTAARYLCSGGDDLGTPSGWWRAALFYNPAVDYAQTVFSAADAFAAASVSV